From Methanosarcina lacustris Z-7289, one genomic window encodes:
- a CDS encoding endonuclease MutS2 has product MASSQQLSGLRELNGIGERVACRLVEHFGSEDAALQAILEGDIASLSEVNGVSHTFALSLARDVRARAAGCAISDFLKTKEALDLYSRLLELIKTFAHTPHSRDKLDLFYPFPASRMDLIQERRAFVEEYLELADVLSADTVFLNLLSSVKKLRPIPGNLRVRNRTILSGDRKILDTVRERFQAFLPVQAVESFSEFVDLARGYSSVILFDDTYLSFDLPEGLEPEFFQDPSKAEFWQILPEVELAFFARNLDCILACLNITSTLRAAGFDFFEELLEEELETLKTALLKVGEDGKPVEGFDPELDRLEAALKNLDTVLTSALNEANQRMNRTLEASSLTLSGQELIKLVSGGMEIKDLLAKELHRVYTGEIEAIKEELAEKLKFQKLEKLMLDSLFSDEISYPLRVEQAQLQFFRQKLSMSLEKARLTRKRELAKVLSTFRQPVERLVREVLDFDLGFSIACFAAQFRLKMPETIPEAGIGFEEGENLFLKARYGEIDPVSYSVGKTRFSPEGLENRVVLLSGVNSGGKTSLLELLAQCVILGHMGFPVPAKELELGPVEEFYYFGKSKGTLDAGAFETTLKQFSVLSEASGKLVLADELESITEPGASARIIAGILEYLARSEESLGVFVSHLSELILENTGTDIRVDGIEAKGLDSSLELIVNRNPVYNRVARSTPELIVERLLRKTTGKEQEFYAHLKSKFQK; this is encoded by the coding sequence ATGGCTTCTTCTCAGCAACTCTCAGGCTTACGGGAACTTAATGGAATAGGCGAGCGAGTAGCCTGCAGGCTTGTCGAGCACTTCGGAAGCGAAGATGCAGCGCTCCAGGCAATTCTTGAAGGGGACATAGCTTCGCTTTCCGAGGTCAATGGAGTCAGCCATACATTTGCCCTTTCCCTTGCCAGGGATGTCAGGGCCCGGGCTGCAGGATGTGCAATTTCCGATTTTCTGAAGACAAAAGAAGCCCTTGACCTGTACTCCCGCCTGCTTGAGCTGATAAAAACGTTTGCTCACACGCCGCATTCGAGGGACAAGCTGGATCTCTTTTACCCGTTTCCTGCGTCCCGTATGGACCTTATTCAGGAGAGAAGGGCTTTTGTAGAAGAGTACCTGGAACTGGCAGACGTCCTCTCTGCGGATACGGTGTTCCTGAACCTCCTTTCCAGCGTGAAAAAGCTCAGGCCGATCCCGGGAAACCTGCGGGTAAGAAACAGGACTATTCTCTCAGGGGACCGGAAAATTCTGGACACCGTCAGGGAAAGGTTCCAGGCATTTTTGCCTGTCCAGGCGGTGGAGAGTTTTTCCGAGTTCGTAGATCTCGCGAGAGGCTATTCGAGTGTGATTCTTTTTGATGATACTTATCTCAGTTTTGACCTTCCTGAAGGGCTTGAGCCCGAGTTTTTCCAGGACCCTTCAAAAGCGGAATTCTGGCAGATCCTGCCTGAAGTAGAGCTGGCTTTTTTTGCAAGGAATCTGGACTGCATCCTTGCCTGTCTGAATATCACATCAACTCTACGGGCGGCAGGTTTCGATTTCTTTGAGGAACTCTTAGAAGAGGAGCTTGAGACTCTTAAAACAGCCCTTCTAAAAGTGGGAGAGGATGGAAAGCCTGTTGAGGGTTTTGACCCCGAACTTGACAGGCTTGAAGCTGCCCTGAAAAATCTTGATACTGTGCTTACCTCGGCTTTAAATGAAGCAAACCAGCGCATGAACAGAACACTCGAAGCAAGCTCCCTTACCCTGAGCGGGCAGGAACTCATCAAGCTTGTGAGCGGGGGAATGGAAATTAAAGACCTGCTTGCAAAAGAACTCCATAGGGTCTACACAGGCGAGATCGAAGCTATAAAAGAGGAACTTGCAGAAAAGCTCAAGTTCCAGAAACTAGAAAAACTGATGCTTGATTCCCTCTTTTCCGATGAAATTTCCTATCCTCTCAGAGTAGAACAGGCTCAGTTGCAGTTTTTCAGGCAAAAACTTAGCATGTCTCTTGAAAAAGCAAGGCTTACCCGCAAAAGGGAGCTTGCAAAAGTCCTCTCAACCTTCCGCCAGCCTGTAGAAAGGCTTGTCAGGGAGGTCCTTGACTTTGACCTGGGGTTTTCCATAGCCTGCTTTGCCGCGCAGTTCCGGCTGAAAATGCCGGAGACAATCCCTGAAGCCGGGATTGGCTTTGAAGAAGGAGAAAACCTTTTCCTGAAAGCCAGGTATGGAGAAATTGACCCTGTCAGTTATTCTGTTGGAAAAACTCGTTTTTCTCCAGAGGGACTGGAAAATAGGGTTGTACTTTTGAGTGGTGTGAACTCAGGAGGCAAAACCTCTTTACTTGAACTGCTTGCCCAGTGTGTAATCCTCGGACACATGGGCTTTCCTGTTCCTGCAAAAGAACTTGAGCTGGGACCTGTGGAAGAATTCTATTATTTTGGAAAATCAAAAGGAACTCTTGATGCTGGTGCCTTTGAAACAACCCTCAAGCAATTTTCCGTGCTTTCCGAAGCTTCCGGAAAACTTGTGCTTGCCGATGAGCTGGAATCAATTACCGAACCCGGAGCTTCAGCCCGGATCATAGCAGGGATTCTTGAATACCTTGCCAGGAGCGAAGAGAGCCTTGGGGTTTTTGTCTCCCATCTTTCGGAATTGATCCTTGAAAATACCGGAACAGACATCAGAGTGGACGGAATAGAAGCTAAGGGTCTGGATTCCAGCCTGGAACTTATAGTAAACCGGAACCCGGTATACAATCGTGTAGCAAGAAGCACACCCGAGCTGATTGTGGAAAGGTTACTGAGGAAGACCACTGGAAAAGAGCAGGAATTTTATGCTCATTTGAAGAGTAAATTTCAAAAGTGA
- a CDS encoding alpha/beta hydrolase, whose protein sequence is MSRHISGKKELKKTKTPSSGIRIPRPIVFFLGFLLIAVGFFGVLYNPANSIEGSLPWEISEAGTLSFPQREKPVFTAQEIEDLYSPEDPDILKLVSFESSGEKVQALLRVPANSPSSAAGIVLLPGAGVSKEGEQGLAAELSKMGYATLTLDQRNKGGVNAERDLELFRAGLEPVEYLMVYDALKAADVLSVQPEIDPKRLAILGESNGGRFAIIACALDPSLKGVIGISTSGYDTEELDPVGTTDSEVYRFYRSIDPDTYLSALPPSRLVMIHSFNDTVIPHEMALRTFGLAKEPKAMYNTTEETHGYTASMRSDLEKELKLILN, encoded by the coding sequence AAAAACGAAGACGCCTTCTTCAGGCATCAGAATTCCGAGACCCATAGTTTTTTTTCTGGGCTTCCTCCTGATAGCCGTTGGTTTCTTCGGGGTTCTGTACAACCCCGCTAATTCCATAGAGGGAAGTCTTCCGTGGGAGATTTCGGAGGCAGGTACATTATCTTTTCCCCAGAGAGAAAAGCCTGTGTTTACGGCTCAGGAAATTGAGGACCTGTATTCTCCTGAAGATCCGGATATTCTAAAACTTGTATCTTTTGAGAGCAGTGGCGAAAAAGTCCAGGCGCTACTCAGGGTTCCTGCAAACTCTCCTTCTTCTGCCGCTGGTATAGTTTTGCTTCCGGGAGCAGGAGTTAGCAAAGAAGGTGAACAGGGGCTGGCTGCCGAACTTTCCAAAATGGGGTATGCAACCCTCACCCTTGACCAGCGCAATAAGGGCGGAGTAAACGCTGAAAGAGATCTCGAACTTTTCAGGGCAGGCCTTGAACCTGTTGAATACCTTATGGTTTATGATGCCCTCAAAGCTGCAGACGTGCTTTCCGTCCAGCCGGAAATAGATCCGAAAAGGCTTGCAATCCTCGGGGAAAGTAACGGCGGCAGGTTTGCAATTATTGCCTGTGCCCTTGACCCTTCCCTTAAAGGAGTTATAGGGATCAGCACGTCGGGATACGACACTGAAGAGCTTGATCCTGTCGGTACAACTGACTCTGAAGTTTATAGGTTCTACCGTTCAATTGATCCGGACACTTACCTCAGTGCCCTGCCGCCTTCAAGGCTTGTGATGATTCATTCTTTTAATGATACTGTAATCCCTCATGAAATGGCACTCAGGACCTTTGGCCTTGCAAAAGAACCAAAGGCAATGTATAATACTACTGAAGAAACGCACGGATACACAGCTTCCATGCGCTCTGATCTTGAAAAAGAACTTAAGCTCATCCTGAACTGA
- a CDS encoding Ppx/GppA phosphatase family protein, with amino-acid sequence MEPEKNSEGRVVAFIDIGTNSVRLLLVQINSNGSYQPLTKQKETVRLGDKEFIDRILQPKAMERATIVCKKFMELARAYRAEEIIAVATSATRDASNRVQFLEMIKKEANLEVCTISGSEEARLIYLGVSSGLRLGYSKVLFIDIGGGSTEVSVGDQNQCYFLHSLNLGSIRLTNVFLPDETGPVSEERYDQIKAHIRRKTVDVIKELSKYRASSAIGSSGTIENLAKIAFVYLHKTTHESFEKLEYEDLKKIVRAMCALPLEERRKFPGINVQRADIILAGAAIIETLMEELELSEITVSKRGLREGLLVDYISKSEFSYMVTQMSVRKRSIMQLGLACNFDDEHAHIVASLALELFDSIQALGIYEFQESERELLEYGATLHDIGTFLSFDTHQAHAYHLIRESSLPGFQPEEIEIIANLAYFHRKNTPKKKHPNLEGLSKEAIKSIRLLSALLRIAEGLDRSHSGIISHVRFYIASTDSLVLEMHAQRECQLEIWEVEKQKKYFKKMFGYNLQSKVLIEQATGTPLVFEGNVEIEGNVEIEEVPRE; translated from the coding sequence ATGGAACCCGAGAAAAATTCCGAAGGCAGGGTTGTTGCGTTTATTGATATAGGGACTAACTCAGTCCGGCTTCTTCTGGTCCAGATCAATTCCAATGGATCTTACCAGCCCCTGACCAAGCAGAAAGAAACGGTGCGGCTTGGAGATAAAGAGTTTATAGACAGGATCCTGCAGCCAAAAGCAATGGAGCGAGCGACCATTGTCTGTAAAAAGTTTATGGAACTTGCAAGGGCTTACAGGGCAGAAGAGATCATAGCTGTGGCAACCTCTGCAACCCGGGATGCGAGCAATAGGGTCCAGTTTCTTGAAATGATTAAAAAAGAGGCAAACCTTGAAGTCTGCACGATTTCGGGGTCCGAAGAAGCTCGCCTGATCTATTTGGGAGTCTCAAGCGGACTCCGCCTTGGTTATTCGAAAGTCCTTTTTATTGATATCGGTGGTGGGAGCACTGAAGTGTCGGTAGGGGACCAGAACCAGTGTTATTTCCTTCATTCCCTTAACCTCGGGTCAATCCGCCTGACAAATGTGTTCCTTCCGGATGAAACAGGTCCGGTTTCCGAGGAGCGTTATGATCAGATCAAAGCCCACATACGTCGTAAGACTGTGGATGTAATAAAAGAACTTTCCAAGTACAGGGCAAGCAGTGCGATTGGAAGCTCAGGAACTATCGAAAACCTTGCAAAAATCGCTTTTGTTTACCTGCATAAAACAACCCATGAAAGTTTCGAGAAGCTGGAGTACGAAGACCTTAAGAAAATTGTCAGGGCAATGTGCGCCCTGCCGCTTGAAGAGAGGCGCAAATTTCCGGGAATAAACGTCCAGAGGGCAGACATCATCCTTGCAGGCGCTGCAATCATCGAAACCCTTATGGAGGAACTCGAACTTTCAGAGATTACGGTTAGCAAGCGCGGGCTCAGGGAAGGGTTGCTCGTGGATTATATCTCAAAGAGCGAGTTCTCTTACATGGTCACGCAGATGTCGGTGAGAAAACGCAGTATCATGCAGCTTGGTCTTGCCTGCAACTTTGATGACGAACATGCCCATATCGTTGCCAGTCTAGCCCTTGAACTCTTTGATAGTATCCAGGCTCTTGGGATCTATGAGTTTCAGGAGAGTGAGAGAGAGCTTCTCGAATACGGCGCAACCCTGCACGATATAGGAACATTTCTCTCATTCGATACCCATCAGGCACATGCCTACCACCTCATAAGAGAGAGCAGTCTCCCGGGCTTCCAGCCTGAAGAAATCGAAATCATTGCAAATCTTGCGTATTTCCACAGGAAAAACACCCCTAAAAAGAAGCATCCCAATCTTGAAGGGCTCAGCAAAGAAGCTATAAAAAGCATCAGACTGCTCAGTGCCCTGCTCCGTATTGCCGAAGGACTTGACCGGTCCCATTCAGGAATTATCTCCCATGTCCGTTTTTATATTGCCTCCACTGACAGTCTAGTGCTTGAGATGCATGCCCAGCGGGAGTGCCAGCTAGAAATCTGGGAGGTAGAGAAACAGAAAAAATATTTCAAAAAGATGTTTGGGTATAACCTCCAGTCCAAAGTCCTTATAGAACAGGCTACAGGTACCCCTTTAGTTTTTGAGGGAAATGTTGAGATTGAGGGAAATGTTGAGATTGAGGAAGTCCCAAGGGAATAA
- the ppk1 gene encoding polyphosphate kinase 1, with protein sequence MERNFPIQYADFDRLVTDSVNGVRVEVSGIPDLSDPCLYTDREYSWLQFNDRVLEEALDERNPLLERVKFLSIFGSNLDEFFMVRVSGVQKRIVEGAKKDCTDELAQEQLQVIRKELLMQLPLKDSCWNEVLEPALREKGIKVLNYFELSGEDREKLRDYFERNIFPLLTPLGFDSGHPFPHISNLSLNLAVLIDDPDYGERFARVKIPPMFTRLIVVPEENQEKIISSFDELKSGRFVWLEQLIAANLDLLFPGQRILGAYPFRITRDADLGFDEDGDKDLLTAVKQRVGRNYFGPAVRLETDYTMPGRVSDLLLKNLEINPRLMFRTVAPLDLSSLMKLTQINRPELKYEPFEQRKHSLMADKENIFSALKKKDILLYHPYDSFESVTDLVEEAADDPDVLAIKMTLYRVDDNSRIIQALMKAADRNKQVAVLVELKARFDEENNIGWAKELECMGVHVAYGFPGRKTHAKMCLIVRAETEGIRYYVHMGTGNYNAVTGRLYTDFGYLTSDPFIGKDISDLFNALTGYSRKDHYIKLLVAPQNMRHQILERIRREIDLHEKSGNGHLIFKMNSLVDYQCIRELYRASRIGVKVDLIIRGICCLRPGIYGLSENIRVTSIVGRFLEHSRAYYFRNGGKEEIFMGSADLMPRNLDNRVEVLFPVSADYIPIVRDVILGTHLKDNIKARLLLPNGRTERSYPQPDEEELDSQLWMLENRGIWELKTEND encoded by the coding sequence ATGGAGCGTAACTTCCCAATTCAGTATGCAGATTTTGATCGATTGGTTACGGATAGTGTTAATGGGGTCCGGGTTGAAGTATCAGGCATTCCTGACCTGAGTGATCCATGCCTTTATACTGACCGGGAATACAGCTGGCTCCAGTTCAATGACAGAGTACTCGAAGAAGCTCTGGATGAGCGCAATCCCCTGCTTGAGAGAGTCAAGTTTCTTTCCATCTTCGGGAGCAACCTTGACGAATTTTTTATGGTCAGGGTCTCCGGGGTCCAGAAACGTATTGTTGAAGGGGCAAAGAAAGATTGCACAGATGAACTGGCTCAGGAGCAGCTGCAGGTCATCCGTAAAGAACTTTTAATGCAGCTTCCTCTAAAAGACAGCTGCTGGAATGAAGTGCTCGAACCAGCTCTCAGGGAAAAGGGAATTAAAGTCCTTAACTACTTTGAACTTTCCGGAGAAGATAGAGAAAAACTCAGGGACTACTTTGAACGAAATATTTTTCCGCTACTTACTCCCCTTGGTTTTGACTCAGGGCATCCTTTCCCCCATATTTCAAATCTCAGTCTTAACCTTGCCGTACTTATTGATGACCCGGACTACGGGGAACGTTTTGCCAGGGTCAAGATTCCTCCTATGTTCACAAGGCTGATTGTTGTTCCTGAAGAAAACCAGGAAAAAATAATTTCCAGTTTTGACGAACTAAAATCAGGGCGTTTTGTGTGGCTCGAACAGCTGATTGCTGCAAATCTCGATCTGTTGTTCCCCGGACAGCGTATTCTTGGAGCTTATCCTTTCAGGATTACACGAGATGCGGACCTCGGTTTTGATGAAGATGGGGACAAGGACCTTCTGACTGCTGTTAAGCAGAGGGTGGGGAGAAACTACTTCGGGCCTGCTGTCCGGCTTGAAACCGACTATACTATGCCTGGAAGAGTTTCGGATCTTCTCCTTAAGAATCTGGAGATAAATCCCCGTCTGATGTTCAGGACAGTGGCGCCTCTGGATCTCTCAAGCCTCATGAAGCTTACGCAAATTAACCGCCCTGAGCTTAAATACGAGCCTTTTGAGCAGAGAAAACATTCCCTTATGGCTGATAAGGAGAACATTTTTTCAGCCCTGAAAAAGAAGGATATTCTTCTCTATCACCCTTACGACAGTTTCGAATCGGTAACAGATCTGGTGGAAGAAGCCGCTGATGACCCGGATGTCCTGGCAATTAAAATGACATTATACAGGGTCGATGACAACTCCAGGATTATCCAGGCTCTTATGAAAGCTGCAGACCGGAACAAGCAGGTTGCAGTCCTTGTTGAACTTAAAGCCCGCTTTGACGAAGAGAATAACATTGGCTGGGCAAAGGAACTTGAGTGCATGGGTGTTCATGTAGCCTACGGCTTTCCCGGACGCAAAACCCATGCCAAGATGTGCCTTATTGTAAGAGCCGAAACAGAAGGCATCAGATATTATGTTCATATGGGCACTGGAAACTATAACGCTGTCACAGGAAGGCTCTATACTGATTTCGGCTACCTCACAAGTGACCCATTCATAGGCAAAGATATTTCTGACCTTTTCAATGCCCTGACAGGTTATTCAAGGAAGGACCATTATATCAAGCTCCTCGTAGCTCCGCAGAATATGAGGCATCAGATCCTTGAGCGCATCAGGCGTGAGATTGACCTGCACGAGAAATCTGGAAACGGACACCTGATCTTCAAGATGAATTCCCTTGTGGACTACCAGTGCATCCGGGAACTCTACAGGGCTTCAAGGATTGGAGTAAAAGTAGATCTTATTATCAGGGGCATCTGCTGCCTCAGGCCCGGCATCTACGGGTTGAGCGAAAATATCAGGGTCACTTCTATAGTCGGGCGTTTTCTCGAGCACTCAAGAGCATACTATTTCAGGAATGGCGGAAAAGAAGAGATCTTTATGGGCAGTGCCGACCTTATGCCCCGCAACCTTGACAACAGGGTCGAAGTCCTCTTCCCCGTATCCGCGGATTACATTCCTATTGTGCGCGACGTCATCCTCGGTACCCACCTGAAAGATAACATAAAAGCTCGCCTTCTTCTCCCCAACGGTAGGACTGAAAGAAGCTACCCACAGCCCGACGAAGAAGAACTGGATTCTCAGCTCTGGATGCTTGAAAACAGAGGTATCTGGGAGCTTAAAACCGAAAATGACTGA
- a CDS encoding ORC1-type DNA replication protein codes for MTGNDILLWDETLFKDLSVLEPDYLPEYFPHRESQLNALKFALKPALRGMRPLNCLLVGPPGTGKTSAVMKVFKEVEAHTPGVLAVKVNCQIDSTRFAVISRIYRQLFGISPPNSGIAFRKLFETVVNFLISSEKVLIVALDDLNYLCCEGHANEVMYSLLRAHEQYPGAKIGVIGIVNDASDLYCLDARVNSVFLPEEISSPRYGEAEILDILKDRVRYGFYPKVISDEVLELVVSYVEKTGDMRVGIDLLRRSGFNAERKGNRMILSEDVEKAYEASKLLHLCRGISLLSGPEKQLLELIARTDDVKAGELYKSFHELTQLGYTRFYGMVNRLQTLNYVDADFTGKGKRGRTRIIKTRYEAEDILNCLKKG; via the coding sequence TTGACAGGCAACGATATATTACTCTGGGACGAAACCCTATTTAAGGATCTTTCGGTACTTGAGCCGGATTATCTCCCGGAATATTTTCCCCACAGGGAGTCACAGTTAAATGCGCTCAAGTTTGCGCTCAAACCGGCCCTGCGCGGCATGCGTCCTTTAAATTGTTTACTGGTTGGCCCTCCAGGGACAGGAAAGACCAGTGCAGTCATGAAGGTTTTCAAGGAAGTTGAGGCTCATACTCCAGGGGTTTTGGCTGTAAAGGTCAACTGTCAGATTGATTCCACACGTTTTGCTGTAATTTCCAGGATTTACAGGCAGCTTTTCGGGATCTCTCCTCCGAATTCCGGGATTGCTTTTCGGAAACTCTTTGAAACCGTTGTAAATTTCCTTATTTCCTCGGAAAAAGTTTTAATTGTGGCGCTGGATGACCTTAATTATCTCTGCTGTGAAGGACACGCAAATGAAGTAATGTATTCCCTGCTCAGGGCTCACGAGCAGTACCCAGGAGCGAAGATAGGGGTTATCGGAATCGTAAACGATGCATCTGACCTTTATTGTCTGGACGCAAGGGTCAACTCTGTTTTCCTGCCTGAAGAAATATCCTCTCCAAGGTATGGAGAGGCAGAGATTCTGGACATCCTTAAGGACAGGGTCAGGTACGGTTTTTACCCGAAAGTAATTTCTGACGAAGTGCTGGAACTTGTTGTCTCGTATGTGGAAAAAACAGGAGATATGAGGGTCGGAATCGATCTTCTAAGACGTTCAGGTTTCAACGCTGAACGCAAGGGAAACCGTATGATCTTATCAGAAGATGTGGAAAAAGCCTACGAGGCTTCCAAACTTCTTCACCTGTGCAGGGGCATAAGCCTCCTTTCAGGCCCTGAAAAACAGCTGCTTGAACTGATAGCAAGGACAGATGATGTTAAGGCTGGAGAACTTTACAAATCCTTCCATGAGCTGACACAGCTTGGATACACTCGTTTTTACGGCATGGTCAACAGGCTTCAGACTCTCAACTATGTGGACGCTGACTTCACAGGCAAAGGCAAGCGAGGCAGAACAAGGATAATAAAAACAAGGTATGAAGCTGAAGACATCCTTAACTGCCTTAAAAAAGGCTGA
- a CDS encoding CYTH and CHAD domain-containing protein, which produces MEIESKFLVPEETDFKALENLSRLASYTISEARIQIIEDTFLDTENKDIMAAGYYLRVRKATGEKGKWVTIKSLGGFEGGTHRREEYVSFLPERLSVLECPSLRIRNMIFEFTSGLDLSPLITLKQKRIIRKLNLKEKPVAELYLDRVNLKSGSKKKLYNEFEVELKSGGTVKDLETIRDFLLSHYSLVESPFSKFERACIFRENIPEKTFLDLKERAVCEQLANHKNIYGKQAKILLLIDRGSNPAELSLLLKVPEPEIEALLSKFEKERLSVFPFTGTKRKPPGKSLAFHFQSGRGEPHKGWTEMGIEEWTPEALMELYGINREIAENIRVGTLALFDGLSVYHGLGKEEKELLGIASLLQDIGRTVSGEEEAIMSREIFLTHPVKGLKLNELQMLALIMELQDPEISEKKLSAVLEKENTGLSPAFQNKALILTAFLRIATLSETGNQRFLPCRFRQLDGAVEIELLGPDAEKTAKKAEKRSELWEYLFSTELRFTQARKPIESEDSQRASEKTQRKEAAEAKKGKEAEEAEKAEETEEAKKGEETEEAKKGEETEKGEETKEKGREKIREKVEDKAEKRIEKKKRKETQKFTVSPEDSMAFVAHRIFAYQLSQMLAHEKGTRKGEDIEELHDMRVAVRRMRAAAIVFDEYLESEKLEPHLKGLKRTLGALGGVRDLDVFREKAETYLKTLPAGHEHDLDPLFITLAKEREKARENMLDYLDSEKHNRFKKDFSEFLDFPETWALPTTTEKHDALPHRVKDVLPSILYARLADISAYSEWVEGPYVSVERLHRLRIAAKGLRYTLEFFESVLGKEVEFLIKDFKVLQDHLGDLHDAAVATEMLGSYLKTGTWGPSESEKASSKTQISENPGGVEAYLAYREEELLTLLNTFPAAWEKVRTEGLRNRIESAIRSLYKSL; this is translated from the coding sequence ATGGAAATAGAATCGAAATTTTTGGTCCCGGAAGAGACAGATTTTAAAGCGCTTGAAAATCTCTCCAGGCTTGCATCCTATACTATTTCTGAAGCTCGGATCCAGATAATTGAGGACACTTTTCTTGATACAGAAAATAAAGACATTATGGCTGCCGGGTATTACCTGAGAGTAAGAAAAGCCACCGGAGAAAAAGGGAAATGGGTAACAATCAAAAGTCTGGGAGGTTTTGAAGGCGGGACCCATCGGAGAGAAGAATACGTCAGTTTCCTACCTGAAAGGCTTTCTGTGCTTGAATGTCCCTCTCTCCGGATCAGAAATATGATTTTTGAGTTTACCTCAGGACTTGACCTGTCTCCACTTATTACCCTCAAACAGAAAAGGATCATTCGCAAGTTAAATCTTAAAGAAAAGCCAGTAGCTGAACTCTATCTGGACAGGGTAAACCTCAAAAGCGGAAGCAAGAAAAAACTCTACAATGAGTTTGAGGTTGAACTTAAAAGTGGAGGGACTGTCAAAGACCTCGAAACTATCCGGGATTTCCTGCTCAGTCATTACAGCCTTGTAGAAAGCCCATTTTCCAAATTCGAAAGAGCCTGTATTTTCAGGGAAAATATTCCGGAAAAAACCTTCCTGGACCTGAAAGAAAGAGCTGTCTGTGAACAGCTGGCAAACCACAAAAACATATACGGCAAGCAAGCTAAAATTCTTCTTTTAATTGACAGGGGCAGTAATCCTGCAGAACTCAGCCTTCTACTTAAAGTTCCCGAACCTGAGATCGAAGCTCTGCTCTCGAAGTTTGAAAAAGAAAGGCTTTCAGTCTTTCCTTTTACAGGAACTAAAAGAAAACCCCCTGGAAAAAGCCTGGCATTTCATTTCCAGTCCGGGAGAGGGGAACCCCATAAAGGCTGGACTGAGATGGGCATCGAGGAATGGACCCCTGAAGCCCTTATGGAACTGTATGGAATTAACAGAGAAATAGCAGAAAATATCAGGGTCGGAACCCTTGCCCTCTTTGACGGGCTTTCTGTTTATCACGGGCTCGGAAAGGAGGAAAAGGAACTGCTAGGCATTGCATCTCTCCTGCAGGATATCGGACGTACGGTATCCGGGGAAGAAGAAGCCATAATGAGCAGAGAAATTTTTCTTACTCATCCGGTTAAAGGACTGAAACTTAATGAACTGCAAATGCTTGCCCTTATCATGGAACTTCAGGACCCCGAAATAAGTGAAAAAAAGCTTTCTGCAGTCCTTGAAAAAGAGAATACAGGTCTTTCTCCGGCTTTTCAGAATAAAGCCCTCATTCTTACAGCGTTTCTCCGGATTGCGACCCTTTCCGAAACAGGAAATCAGCGTTTTCTGCCCTGCAGGTTCAGGCAGCTCGACGGTGCTGTAGAAATAGAACTTCTGGGACCTGATGCAGAAAAAACTGCAAAAAAAGCGGAAAAAAGAAGCGAACTCTGGGAATATCTCTTCAGCACCGAACTGCGGTTTACGCAGGCCAGGAAACCTATTGAATCCGAAGACTCACAAAGAGCCTCAGAAAAAACACAACGAAAAGAAGCTGCAGAAGCTAAAAAAGGAAAAGAAGCTGAAGAAGCTGAAAAAGCTGAAGAAACTGAAGAAGCTAAAAAAGGAGAAGAAACTGAAGAAGCTAAAAAAGGAGAAGAAACTGAAAAAGGAGAAGAAACTAAAGAAAAAGGACGGGAAAAAATCCGGGAAAAAGTTGAAGACAAAGCTGAAAAAAGAATTGAGAAGAAAAAAAGAAAAGAAACTCAGAAATTCACGGTCAGCCCGGAAGATTCCATGGCCTTTGTTGCGCACAGGATCTTTGCATACCAGTTATCCCAGATGCTCGCCCATGAAAAGGGAACCCGAAAAGGAGAAGACATCGAAGAGCTTCATGACATGCGCGTTGCGGTCCGCAGGATGAGGGCGGCAGCAATAGTCTTTGATGAATACCTTGAATCCGAAAAACTGGAGCCCCACCTTAAAGGGCTCAAAAGAACACTTGGAGCTCTCGGAGGAGTGCGGGACCTTGATGTTTTCCGGGAAAAAGCAGAAACTTACCTGAAAACCCTGCCTGCAGGACATGAACACGACCTTGACCCTCTTTTTATTACACTTGCAAAGGAGAGAGAAAAAGCCAGGGAAAATATGCTTGATTACCTTGACAGCGAAAAGCACAACCGTTTTAAGAAAGACTTTTCGGAATTTCTGGATTTTCCGGAAACCTGGGCTCTCCCCACAACTACGGAGAAACATGACGCTCTGCCTCACAGAGTAAAGGATGTGCTCCCTTCAATCCTCTATGCCCGTTTAGCCGACATAAGTGCCTACTCCGAATGGGTGGAAGGACCCTATGTTTCGGTTGAGAGGTTGCACAGGCTCAGGATTGCGGCCAAAGGGCTGCGTTATACTTTAGAGTTCTTTGAAAGCGTGCTCGGGAAAGAAGTTGAATTCTTAATCAAAGATTTCAAAGTTTTGCAGGACCACCTGGGAGACCTGCATGATGCAGCAGTTGCAACCGAAATGCTGGGTTCTTACCTGAAGACAGGGACCTGGGGACCTTCAGAAAGCGAAAAGGCATCAAGTAAAACGCAGATTTCCGAAAACCCTGGAGGAGTGGAAGCTTATCTTGCGTATAGGGAAGAAGAACTCTTAACCCTGCTCAATACTTTTCCGGCTGCCTGGGAAAAAGTCCGGACCGAAGGGTTAAGAAATAGAATTGAAAGTGCAATCAGAAGCCTGTATAAAAGCCTCTGA